One window of the Archangium primigenium genome contains the following:
- a CDS encoding NADH-quinone oxidoreductase subunit L, which produces MHVSNMQMGWVAALAPLWPLLAFVGLGGVMLMHRAPGERAVVRWVLGALWLSLGCSVLTAASMLWMHQDVVELDVGQWFSTGHYAFDLTLRADLLSVTMMVLSSAITLLIGRFSVNYLHREPGFARFFLLLCVFATGMLVLVESGSIDLLFVGWELVGLTSALLIGFFHERSTPVRSGLRAFTIYRLCDTGLLVGAVLLHHFAGTAEWSEALGSWPWPGPAAALGVVPATVMALCLMLAAMGKSAQLPFSSWLPRAMEGPTPSSALFYGALSVHAGVYLLLRVAPLLERAPLVSGLLVGVGLLTAVHATLVWRVQTDVKSALAYGVLTQVGLMFAEVGLGLYRLALAHLVAHACLRCLQLLRAPSALREVLGQRAALRLAPPPAVAVAHRVLPEGLLRRLYRLALERFSLEVMHERWALAPLFRAGQWLDGMEQRWMSALSGWTSPADARTKSPERSDLVTTPESTPGGPSTGAV; this is translated from the coding sequence ATGCACGTCAGTAACATGCAGATGGGTTGGGTCGCGGCCCTGGCGCCGCTCTGGCCGCTGCTGGCCTTCGTGGGCCTGGGTGGGGTGATGCTCATGCACCGCGCCCCGGGCGAGCGCGCCGTGGTGCGCTGGGTGCTGGGCGCGCTGTGGCTGTCGCTGGGCTGCTCGGTGCTGACGGCGGCGAGCATGCTGTGGATGCACCAGGACGTGGTGGAGCTGGACGTGGGCCAGTGGTTCAGCACGGGCCACTACGCCTTCGACCTGACGCTCCGGGCGGACCTGCTCTCGGTGACGATGATGGTGCTCTCCAGCGCCATCACCCTGCTCATCGGCCGCTTCTCGGTGAACTACCTGCACCGCGAGCCGGGCTTCGCGCGCTTCTTCCTGCTCTTGTGCGTCTTCGCCACGGGCATGCTGGTGCTGGTGGAGAGCGGCAGCATCGACCTGCTCTTCGTGGGCTGGGAGCTGGTGGGCCTCACGTCCGCCCTGCTCATCGGCTTCTTCCACGAGCGCTCGACGCCGGTGCGCTCGGGCCTGCGCGCCTTCACCATCTACCGGCTGTGCGACACGGGCCTCCTGGTGGGCGCGGTGCTCTTGCACCACTTCGCGGGCACGGCCGAGTGGTCCGAGGCCCTGGGCTCCTGGCCCTGGCCGGGGCCGGCCGCGGCGCTGGGCGTGGTGCCCGCCACGGTGATGGCGCTGTGCCTGATGCTCGCGGCCATGGGCAAGTCGGCGCAGCTGCCCTTCAGCAGCTGGCTGCCGCGCGCCATGGAGGGCCCCACGCCCTCCAGCGCCCTCTTCTACGGCGCGCTGTCGGTGCACGCGGGCGTCTACCTGCTCCTGCGCGTGGCGCCCCTGCTGGAGCGCGCGCCCCTGGTGAGCGGGCTGCTCGTGGGGGTGGGACTGCTCACCGCGGTGCACGCCACGCTGGTGTGGCGCGTGCAGACGGACGTGAAGAGCGCGCTGGCCTATGGCGTGCTCACCCAGGTGGGCCTCATGTTCGCCGAGGTGGGCCTGGGGCTGTACCGGCTGGCGCTCGCGCACCTGGTGGCGCACGCGTGCCTGCGCTGCCTGCAGTTGCTCCGGGCGCCCTCGGCCCTGCGCGAGGTGCTGGGCCAGCGCGCGGCGCTGCGCCTGGCGCCGCCGCCCGCGGTCGCCGTGGCCCACCGGGTGCTCCCCGAGGGGCTGCTGCGGCGGCTCTACCGCTTGGCCCTCGAGCGCTTCTCGCTGGAGGTGATGCACGAGCGCTGGGCACTCGCGCCGCTGTTCCGGGCGGGCCAGTGGCTGGATGGGATGGAGCAGCGGTGGATGAGCGCGCTGAGCGGCTGGACGTCCCCGGCCGACGCGCGGACGAAGTCCCCCGAGCGGTCCGACTTAGTGACGACGCCCGAGAGCACCCCGGGCGGTCCCTCGACAGGAGCGGTGTGA